One genomic window of Leptospira paudalimensis includes the following:
- a CDS encoding SpoIIE family protein phosphatase encodes MGFLWSLVLLSCSMTEVPPTASKGHLTADTYLSQSHKTIQLTGEWEYYPGLLFSPSELPELKSIREPHYFKVPGVWTKSFLDKGFLAGDGYATFQLEMVHGLKGIPLSIKVPEMESAYTLFVDGERLSSNGFVSTSYQTGIPEYRPQIIDFIPKENQTSFLIQISNYHHRKGGPAQVITLGRTSDIHKQYEFEILRDMLLVGSILFMGLYHIFLYWNRKKDPFTYWFALTCILVALRVFITGNKYLVQMYPNLPWEIHLKLSYLSFFFITPIFAKYVYLLFKPYYSRRVYELLKYLGFAFCFIVLVTRSSFYTYLMVPFQIFTLFGALYTVLVLTRAIRDSLPGSVIFLFSFLVFVASFVNDILVNNLIISSPLTIHFGIFMMFFVQSIYIARNFSKGFVDAENLAIELSEKNQTLQKVQNQITILNERLETRVKDKTIELQSKLDQITKDMKLAKSIIQSVTKVPDMEPYIKVDILYKPTADVGGDIFFVKRIQDFYYRFFLGDATGHGLQAALYSMMIQSEFERVSAVAMRPNDLLFYMNQHFYDKNADLQIYFPALVMDFDFHQSILRYAGGGVQNQIILRKNADPIILENTGPIIGILEHYRYGIFETKVESGDRIFLFTDGLFEELNEADGMEAWDDLLSMIQSTSDLPFQEVISSIQTMLYQKMNKSSWKDDSTLIFIEIT; translated from the coding sequence ATGGGATTCCTTTGGAGTTTGGTACTTTTGTCATGTTCTATGACAGAAGTACCTCCTACTGCTTCGAAAGGCCATCTAACGGCCGATACCTATTTATCTCAATCTCACAAAACCATTCAACTCACAGGGGAGTGGGAATATTACCCAGGGTTATTATTTTCCCCTTCGGAACTGCCAGAACTTAAGTCCATCCGAGAACCTCATTATTTTAAGGTGCCTGGAGTTTGGACAAAGTCATTTCTCGACAAAGGATTTTTAGCGGGAGATGGGTATGCTACCTTTCAATTGGAAATGGTTCATGGTCTAAAAGGAATTCCATTGTCTATTAAGGTGCCTGAGATGGAATCCGCTTATACATTGTTTGTTGATGGTGAACGATTATCATCTAATGGATTTGTTTCTACATCTTACCAAACGGGAATACCTGAATACAGACCACAAATAATCGACTTTATCCCGAAAGAAAATCAAACATCCTTTTTAATCCAAATTTCAAATTACCATCATAGAAAAGGTGGCCCGGCACAAGTCATCACATTGGGTAGAACCTCAGACATTCACAAACAATATGAATTTGAAATCCTTAGAGACATGTTACTCGTCGGAAGCATCCTGTTTATGGGGTTGTATCATATTTTCCTCTATTGGAATCGCAAAAAAGATCCATTTACCTATTGGTTTGCTCTCACTTGTATCCTTGTTGCCTTACGTGTATTCATCACCGGAAACAAATACCTAGTCCAAATGTATCCAAACCTTCCTTGGGAAATTCACTTAAAACTCAGTTATTTAAGTTTTTTCTTTATCACTCCTATATTTGCAAAGTATGTTTATTTGTTATTTAAACCATATTATTCGAGAAGAGTATATGAACTCCTTAAATACTTAGGGTTTGCCTTTTGTTTCATTGTCCTTGTTACACGTTCTTCGTTTTACACATATTTAATGGTCCCTTTCCAGATATTTACATTATTTGGAGCATTATATACTGTTTTGGTTTTAACAAGAGCTATACGAGATTCGTTACCAGGTTCTGTTATATTTCTTTTTAGTTTTTTGGTTTTTGTGGCTAGTTTTGTAAACGATATACTAGTAAACAATCTCATCATTAGTTCTCCGCTCACAATCCACTTCGGGATATTTATGATGTTTTTCGTACAATCGATTTACATAGCCCGAAATTTTTCAAAGGGATTTGTGGATGCAGAAAACCTTGCAATTGAATTATCAGAAAAAAACCAAACACTACAAAAAGTACAAAACCAAATCACGATTTTAAATGAACGTTTAGAAACGAGAGTCAAAGACAAAACCATCGAATTACAAAGTAAGTTGGACCAAATCACAAAGGATATGAAACTTGCAAAGTCCATTATCCAAAGTGTTACAAAAGTTCCTGATATGGAACCATACATCAAAGTGGACATTTTGTACAAACCAACTGCTGATGTAGGTGGGGATATTTTCTTTGTCAAAAGAATTCAAGATTTTTATTATCGATTCTTTTTGGGAGATGCAACGGGTCATGGTTTACAAGCGGCATTGTATTCGATGATGATCCAATCAGAGTTTGAAAGGGTTTCTGCTGTTGCGATGCGTCCTAACGATCTTTTGTTTTATATGAATCAACATTTTTATGATAAAAATGCTGATTTACAAATTTATTTTCCTGCACTTGTGATGGATTTTGATTTCCATCAGAGTATCCTCCGTTATGCGGGAGGTGGTGTACAAAACCAAATCATTCTAAGAAAAAATGCAGATCCCATTATATTGGAAAATACAGGTCCAATCATTGGTATTTTGGAACACTACCGATACGGCATTTTTGAAACAAAAGTGGAGTCAGGGGATCGAATTTTTTTATTTACCGACGGTTTGTTTGAAGAATTAAACGAAGCTGATGGTATGGAAGCATGGGATGATTTATTGTCCATGATCCAAAGTACGAGTGACTTACCTTTCCAGGAAGTCATCTCGTCCATTCAAACTATGTTGTATCAGAAAATGAATAAATCGAGTTGGAAAGATGATTCCACATTGATTTTTATTGAAATCACCTAA
- a CDS encoding TPM domain-containing protein — protein sequence MESKTNFFYTSRQTLNRFRIFSFVLLCSFPVVTFSYPVPKLERRVMDHAGILSQATVDQLESNLKQFEAETSNQIAVYTTPSLHDETIEEVANEIFDEWKLGQKSKNNGVLLIIAPNERKMRIAVGRGLEGALTDLQAKQIIRNELRPSFKSGDMDGGVTAGVNAIMAAIRGEYAPSEDDVQTSGRQTTSDVIPSGIVGGIFTLISIFIPSFGGVIFTIIGLLSMVPFLFLFLGSTFGLIVAIVLFILVMYLRRKFASNVGGGGSSGGGYYGGWSSGGDSWSSSDSSDSWSGGGGDSAGGGSSGDW from the coding sequence ATGGAATCCAAAACAAATTTTTTTTACACAAGTCGCCAAACGTTGAATCGATTCCGCATTTTTAGTTTTGTATTGTTGTGTTCATTCCCAGTTGTTACTTTCAGTTACCCAGTTCCAAAATTGGAAAGAAGGGTAATGGACCATGCTGGCATTTTATCACAAGCCACTGTTGACCAATTGGAATCAAATTTAAAACAATTTGAAGCAGAGACAAGTAACCAAATTGCAGTTTATACAACACCGAGCCTTCACGATGAAACCATCGAAGAAGTTGCCAATGAAATTTTCGACGAATGGAAATTAGGCCAAAAATCGAAAAACAATGGAGTTCTCCTGATCATTGCACCTAACGAACGCAAAATGAGGATTGCAGTTGGCCGAGGACTTGAAGGTGCACTCACAGACTTACAAGCAAAACAAATCATCCGAAATGAACTTCGTCCCAGTTTTAAATCTGGTGATATGGATGGTGGAGTTACCGCTGGTGTGAATGCAATTATGGCAGCCATACGTGGGGAGTATGCACCGAGTGAGGATGATGTCCAAACTTCAGGAAGGCAAACCACTTCTGATGTAATTCCTTCTGGCATTGTGGGAGGAATTTTCACTTTAATTTCTATATTCATCCCATCTTTTGGCGGTGTGATCTTCACCATCATTGGATTACTATCGATGGTACCGTTTTTATTCCTATTCCTTGGAAGTACATTCGGTCTCATAGTTGCCATTGTTTTATTTATCCTAGTTATGTACCTCAGGCGTAAATTTGCATCCAACGTAGGTGGTGGCGGATCCAGCGGTGGTGGATATTACGGAGGTTGGTCATCTGGTGGTGATTCCTGGTCTTCGAGTGATTCGAGTGACAGTTGGTCGGGTGGAGGTGGAGATTCCGCAGGTGGTGGTTCTTCCGGAGACTGGTAA
- a CDS encoding SCO family protein translates to MNIRLLICICILVSFGSVSAYDPHSNLTRENKLPKELENIGFSDVTGKTLKLDIPFRDEQGKEVLFSDFLSQGKPVLLSPVYFKCPTLCNFHLNGVFKSLKDLDWTLGKEYQYIAVSIDPKENEAVSFPKKGAYLKDYDRVGAETGLHLLTGTQESIDALTKQLDFRYAWDAEAKQYIHASGVYVLTPDGRVSRIFQGIQLEPRDLKFAFVEASSGKIGSFVDKFALFCFQFDPRKNKYTIYAYRMMQFGGAVTLLLLGAFLYINWRKITNNNRQGVT, encoded by the coding sequence GTGAACATCCGTCTTCTCATTTGTATCTGTATTCTCGTTTCCTTTGGGTCTGTGTCTGCTTATGACCCTCACTCAAACTTAACAAGGGAAAACAAACTCCCTAAAGAATTAGAAAACATTGGATTTTCGGATGTCACGGGCAAAACCCTCAAGCTAGACATTCCCTTTCGTGATGAACAAGGAAAAGAAGTTCTTTTTTCCGATTTTCTCTCACAAGGGAAACCTGTCCTTCTCTCTCCTGTTTACTTCAAATGCCCAACTTTATGTAATTTCCACCTCAATGGTGTGTTCAAAAGTTTAAAGGACCTTGATTGGACTTTGGGAAAAGAATACCAATACATTGCGGTATCCATTGACCCGAAGGAAAATGAAGCTGTATCCTTTCCAAAAAAAGGTGCTTATTTGAAGGATTACGATAGGGTAGGAGCAGAAACGGGTCTCCACTTACTCACGGGCACACAGGAATCCATTGATGCACTCACAAAACAATTGGATTTCCGATACGCGTGGGACGCAGAAGCAAAACAATACATTCATGCCAGTGGTGTCTATGTTTTGACTCCTGATGGGAGAGTGTCTCGTATCTTCCAAGGCATCCAACTCGAACCTAGGGATTTAAAATTTGCCTTCGTTGAGGCATCTTCAGGTAAGATTGGGAGTTTTGTAGATAAGTTTGCTTTATTTTGCTTTCAATTTGATCCTAGAAAAAATAAATATACGATATACGCATACAGGATGATGCAATTCGGGGGGGCGGTCACCTTACTCCTTCTCGGTGCGTTTTTATACATAAACTGGCGAAAAATAACAAATAACAACCGTCAAGGAGTCACATAG
- a CDS encoding TPM domain-containing protein, which yields MSVLARYFSKSDLDEIKSAVGEAESKTSAEIVPFFAESSHHYKEWSWFGAFLTGGITGISFYTAQNVYGLVWGNESMFAILSVWVGAIIGLGVFTFFPKLRFLLVPKNSKQYFVELRAKEAFLDEEVFRTKNRTGILIYISLYEHFVRVYPDKEIARVVPKSEWNEAVRLIIEGMKSGKKKEGIVSSILFCGDLLKKYNIKIEKDDKNEISNEIRDGGNLM from the coding sequence ATGAGTGTACTTGCGCGTTATTTCTCAAAATCAGATTTAGATGAAATCAAATCCGCTGTTGGCGAAGCAGAATCAAAAACTTCAGCTGAAATTGTTCCATTTTTTGCTGAATCCTCCCATCACTACAAAGAGTGGTCATGGTTTGGTGCTTTTTTAACTGGCGGCATAACAGGCATTAGTTTTTATACTGCTCAAAATGTTTACGGCCTGGTATGGGGAAATGAATCCATGTTTGCGATTCTTTCCGTTTGGGTAGGAGCTATCATTGGGCTCGGCGTTTTCACATTCTTTCCTAAACTTCGATTCCTACTAGTTCCCAAAAATTCGAAACAATACTTCGTTGAGTTAAGGGCAAAGGAAGCTTTTTTGGATGAGGAAGTTTTTCGAACCAAAAATCGAACTGGAATTCTCATTTATATTTCCCTTTATGAACATTTTGTACGAGTGTATCCCGATAAAGAAATCGCAAGAGTTGTTCCGAAATCAGAATGGAATGAAGCGGTAAGACTCATTATCGAAGGAATGAAATCTGGAAAAAAGAAAGAAGGAATTGTTTCTAGTATTCTCTTCTGTGGCGATTTACTAAAAAAATATAATATCAAAATCGAAAAAGATGATAAAAACGAAATTTCCAATGAAATCCGTGATGGTGGGAATTTGATGTGA
- the ctaD gene encoding cytochrome c oxidase subunit I encodes MSSAHTKTEHGHTDHNYLNHGSGIWSWMTTLDHKRIGLMYFATVATLFLIGGFFALGIRLHLAKFGAEPLLSPDTYNKFMTFHGAIMVFMVIIPGIPAFLGNFVLPIQLGAKDVAFPRLNLASYYIFIAGAALAASSMIFNQVDTGWTFYTPYSTAKTSNGVILLVMGAFTMGFSSILTGLNFIVTTHKLRAPGMTMDRIPLMIWALYSTSIIQILATPILAITLLLIGAEKTLGVGIFDPDLGGDPVLFQHFFWFYSHPAVYIMILPAMGVISELITAFSKKTIFGYRAIAYSSVAIAAVSFLVWGHHMFVSGQSTLAGIVFSIITMFVGVPTAIKLFNWISTMYRGTVTFEAPMLFALGFMFLFTIGGLTGVFLASTGMDVHFHDTYFVVAHFHYVMVGGTLMALMGGIYYWFPKMFGRMTSDLGGRISWVLIFTGFNVTFFPQFVLGAMGMPRRYFDYLPEYTNLNQISTVGSWLIGLGFLVGLITIIHGIFKGEKASDNPWGAKTLEWQTSSPPPHENFTTTPTVTAGPYDFR; translated from the coding sequence ATGAGTTCAGCACATACAAAAACCGAACATGGTCACACTGACCATAATTACCTGAACCACGGATCTGGAATCTGGTCTTGGATGACCACTCTAGACCACAAACGCATTGGACTGATGTACTTTGCAACGGTTGCTACCCTTTTCTTAATTGGTGGTTTCTTTGCATTGGGAATTCGTCTGCACTTAGCGAAGTTTGGTGCAGAACCATTATTGTCTCCAGATACTTATAACAAGTTTATGACCTTCCATGGTGCCATTATGGTATTTATGGTGATCATTCCTGGAATTCCTGCTTTCCTTGGAAACTTTGTCCTACCGATCCAATTGGGTGCTAAAGACGTTGCTTTCCCTAGGCTCAACCTTGCATCCTACTACATTTTCATTGCAGGAGCGGCACTTGCAGCTTCTTCCATGATCTTCAACCAAGTGGATACAGGATGGACATTTTACACTCCTTACTCGACTGCAAAAACATCAAATGGTGTGATTTTGTTAGTGATGGGAGCGTTTACTATGGGATTTTCTTCCATCTTAACGGGATTAAACTTCATTGTAACCACTCATAAACTCCGAGCACCTGGAATGACCATGGACCGAATCCCACTCATGATTTGGGCATTGTATTCCACTTCCATCATCCAAATCTTGGCAACTCCAATCCTTGCAATCACTCTTCTCCTCATAGGAGCTGAGAAAACTCTTGGAGTGGGAATTTTTGATCCAGATCTTGGTGGAGACCCAGTTCTTTTCCAACACTTCTTCTGGTTCTACTCCCACCCAGCTGTGTACATTATGATCTTACCTGCGATGGGTGTGATTTCTGAACTCATCACTGCGTTCTCTAAAAAAACAATTTTTGGTTACCGAGCGATTGCGTATTCATCAGTAGCAATTGCAGCGGTATCTTTCCTTGTTTGGGGACACCACATGTTTGTGTCTGGTCAGTCAACTCTTGCTGGTATTGTCTTCTCCATCATCACTATGTTTGTTGGGGTTCCAACAGCCATCAAACTCTTCAACTGGATTTCTACAATGTATCGCGGAACAGTGACTTTCGAAGCGCCAATGCTCTTCGCTCTTGGTTTTATGTTCCTCTTTACGATTGGTGGATTGACAGGAGTTTTCCTTGCTTCCACAGGTATGGACGTTCACTTCCATGACACATATTTTGTTGTAGCTCACTTCCACTATGTAATGGTAGGGGGAACGCTTATGGCACTTATGGGCGGTATCTATTACTGGTTCCCTAAAATGTTTGGAAGGATGACTTCTGACCTTGGTGGACGAATCTCTTGGGTTCTCATCTTCACTGGATTTAACGTAACTTTTTTCCCACAATTCGTACTCGGAGCGATGGGAATGCCAAGACGTTATTTTGACTACCTCCCTGAATACACAAACCTGAACCAAATCTCCACTGTGGGATCTTGGCTCATTGGTCTCGGATTTTTGGTAGGACTCATCACCATCATTCATGGAATCTTCAAAGGGGAAAAAGCGTCTGATAACCCTTGGGGTGCAAAAACACTCGAATGGCAAACGTCTTCTCCTCCTCCACACGAAAACTTTACTACAACTCCAACAGTAACTGCAGGGCCATATGACTTCCGTTAG
- a CDS encoding cytochrome c oxidase subunit 3 family protein has translation MTSVSSSSEFHHQHHFKSADHQYASSKQGIWLFLCTEILMFGGLFVGYLIYHSLYPTVFKNGSETLDWKMGAVNTVVLLVSSFTMAAAINYVQRGLHKIAAIMLALTIACAAAFMVIKYFEYSHKFHVGTVPGKFSLVDPSCAAGGKRATCESKIAALLKNPAELEKNHVSAEEVTRLKAVISQPKWEMFYGFYFVMTGLHGIHVVAGALLIFWIFIKTLRRKVGPEYYTPVEGVGLFWHVVDLVWIYLFPLLYLVG, from the coding sequence ATGACTTCCGTTAGTTCTTCAAGTGAATTTCACCACCAACACCATTTTAAGAGTGCAGACCACCAGTATGCTTCTTCCAAACAAGGAATATGGTTATTCCTTTGCACAGAGATCCTTATGTTTGGAGGCCTATTCGTAGGTTACCTTATCTACCATTCTTTGTATCCTACTGTTTTTAAAAACGGTTCCGAAACATTAGATTGGAAAATGGGTGCAGTTAACACTGTTGTGTTACTTGTGAGTTCGTTCACAATGGCAGCAGCCATTAATTATGTGCAACGTGGTCTTCATAAAATTGCTGCGATTATGCTTGCGTTAACAATCGCATGTGCAGCAGCCTTTATGGTCATTAAATACTTCGAATATAGCCATAAGTTCCATGTTGGAACTGTTCCCGGCAAATTTTCGTTAGTTGACCCTTCTTGTGCAGCAGGTGGAAAACGAGCAACTTGTGAATCAAAAATTGCCGCTCTCCTCAAAAATCCTGCAGAACTTGAAAAAAACCATGTAAGTGCGGAAGAAGTCACTCGCTTAAAAGCTGTGATCTCCCAACCTAAATGGGAAATGTTCTACGGTTTTTACTTTGTGATGACTGGTCTTCACGGGATCCACGTAGTAGCGGGAGCTCTTCTTATCTTCTGGATTTTCATCAAAACTCTAAGAAGAAAAGTTGGACCTGAATATTACACTCCTGTTGAAGGTGTAGGTCTATTTTGGCACGTAGTGGACTTGGTATGGATTTACCTCTTCCCACTTCTATACTTGGTAGGATAA
- the coxB gene encoding cytochrome c oxidase subunit II: MSWSSLIPATSFMPIQATEIAKEVDLLYAFLIIASLVSFVILIGGMTWFLIKFKRTSLDQKSAYITHNNFAEFLWSFIPLVIMMGIFYWGMVIFEKLRTPPEDIAAEIHVTAEQWAWTYRYANGKEFYSSGNDPMIVPAGKATKLILTSKDVIHSFYVPAFRTKQDAVPGKLTQLWFEPKQPGEYIVFCTEYCGTKHSGMMIKIKAIPSEEYAAWYHAEKKGADTPADLGKVLFAQKACASCHSLDGSRIVGPTMKGLFGSNRKFADGSQTKADENYLRESILVSSAKIVEGYPPAMPVFQGQLSDEDVANLIEYIKSIK; this comes from the coding sequence ATGTCTTGGAGCAGTCTCATTCCAGCGACCTCGTTCATGCCTATCCAGGCCACTGAAATCGCAAAAGAAGTCGATCTTCTCTATGCGTTTCTGATCATTGCAAGCCTTGTTTCGTTTGTCATCTTGATTGGTGGAATGACATGGTTCCTCATCAAGTTCAAACGTACAAGCTTAGACCAGAAATCAGCATACATTACTCACAATAATTTTGCAGAGTTTCTTTGGTCTTTTATCCCTCTCGTCATCATGATGGGAATTTTCTACTGGGGGATGGTGATTTTCGAAAAATTGAGAACCCCACCAGAAGACATTGCGGCCGAGATTCATGTGACTGCAGAGCAGTGGGCATGGACTTACCGTTATGCTAATGGAAAAGAGTTCTATAGCTCTGGAAACGATCCAATGATTGTGCCAGCTGGCAAAGCAACCAAACTCATCCTCACTTCAAAAGATGTGATCCATAGTTTTTATGTTCCAGCATTCCGAACCAAACAAGATGCGGTTCCAGGAAAACTCACACAACTATGGTTTGAGCCAAAACAACCAGGGGAATACATCGTATTCTGCACAGAGTACTGTGGAACCAAACACTCTGGAATGATGATCAAAATCAAAGCCATTCCTTCTGAAGAATATGCTGCATGGTACCACGCTGAGAAAAAAGGCGCTGACACTCCTGCTGATCTCGGTAAGGTTTTGTTTGCACAAAAAGCTTGTGCTTCTTGCCATTCACTTGACGGATCAAGAATTGTCGGACCAACGATGAAAGGTCTTTTTGGATCCAACAGAAAGTTTGCTGATGGAAGCCAAACTAAGGCTGATGAAAATTACCTTCGTGAATCCATCCTTGTATCGTCTGCAAAGATTGTAGAAGGGTATCCACCTGCGATGCCGGTATTCCAAGGCCAATTGTCTGATGAAGACGTTGCCAACTTAATTGAATATATCAAATCCATTAAATAA
- a CDS encoding COX15/CtaA family protein, which translates to MTLKRFYTILSAMILLNLLYGPLVRATDSGLACPDWPLCHGKIVPEFTFQIFMEVGHRYYSGILGILVGIGFVWILKNPETRKRLGIPAVLSLLFLISQVILGGLTVTKLLHPTTVNLHLLNAVLLLSSCLTIRLLIPEAKNSIFDTNKSGKYYFAIVLIVVLYQLFLGGKVSSHYAGLACPDFPTCHGEWFPEMVGTIRFHMEHRLFGYLTALLVLSLSAYGILTLENPRVKQFLKLASYLVSIQIFLGAMNVLYHLPKLITGLHTLNGVLVFLCCFIASFYHFRTYKEEAL; encoded by the coding sequence ATGACACTCAAACGTTTTTACACCATCCTTTCCGCAATGATCCTTCTCAATTTACTCTATGGTCCCCTGGTTCGGGCTACAGATTCTGGACTCGCATGCCCTGATTGGCCTTTATGCCATGGGAAAATTGTCCCAGAGTTTACATTCCAGATTTTTATGGAAGTAGGGCATCGGTATTACTCAGGGATTTTAGGAATCCTTGTTGGGATTGGGTTTGTATGGATTCTAAAAAATCCAGAAACAAGAAAACGATTAGGAATTCCTGCAGTACTCTCACTCCTCTTTCTCATTTCACAAGTCATTCTCGGTGGATTAACCGTCACAAAGCTCCTTCACCCAACAACGGTTAATCTACACTTACTCAATGCAGTCCTTTTGTTATCATCTTGTCTAACGATACGATTGTTGATTCCAGAAGCAAAAAATTCAATCTTTGATACAAACAAAAGTGGGAAATACTATTTTGCGATTGTACTCATTGTTGTGTTGTACCAATTATTTTTAGGTGGAAAAGTAAGTTCTCATTACGCAGGTTTAGCTTGCCCAGACTTTCCTACATGCCATGGAGAGTGGTTCCCAGAAATGGTAGGAACGATCAGATTCCATATGGAACATCGCCTATTTGGTTATCTAACGGCATTACTTGTGCTTTCTTTATCTGCGTATGGTATCCTCACGTTAGAAAACCCAAGAGTGAAACAGTTCTTAAAACTAGCGTCTTATTTAGTATCGATCCAAATCTTTTTAGGTGCGATGAATGTATTATATCATTTGCCAAAATTGATCACTGGCCTCCATACACTCAATGGAGTCCTTGTCTTTTTATGTTGTTTCATCGCATCTTTTTATCATTTTAGAACCTATAAAGAAGAGGCCCTTTGA
- a CDS encoding cytochrome C oxidase subunit IV family protein has protein sequence MEYVINYGLYFIALAAVFTPVLGFGIFAPGIATATILGFIVNWFGQFFQTDRFTKFTSENKDNKLLKFVMGDEDHKEDHASASMWVEDGEEEEEHDHHVISIKTYVFVLLALFFGTFITVWVAQYDLGKWNMIVAMAVATCKAFFVLAYFMHLKYDNMLNRVIFLSAFAFLALLFAFSFGDIISRIAPTTDTPVKTFF, from the coding sequence ATGGAATACGTAATCAATTACGGACTATACTTCATTGCACTTGCGGCTGTTTTTACACCTGTTTTAGGGTTTGGAATTTTTGCTCCAGGGATTGCAACCGCTACGATCCTCGGATTTATTGTAAACTGGTTTGGTCAATTTTTCCAAACAGATCGTTTTACAAAATTCACATCTGAAAACAAAGACAACAAACTGTTGAAATTCGTTATGGGTGATGAAGATCACAAAGAAGATCACGCTTCTGCTTCTATGTGGGTAGAGGATGGTGAAGAGGAAGAAGAACATGATCACCATGTGATTTCCATCAAAACATATGTGTTTGTACTCCTTGCTCTTTTCTTTGGAACCTTCATAACCGTTTGGGTGGCGCAATACGATTTAGGAAAATGGAATATGATTGTGGCAATGGCTGTTGCAACATGTAAAGCATTCTTTGTCTTAGCTTACTTCATGCATTTAAAGTATGACAATATGCTAAACAGAGTGATTTTCCTCTCAGCGTTTGCCTTCCTCGCGTTGTTATTCGCTTTCTCTTTTGGCGATATCATCTCGAGAATTGCACCAACAACTGATACCCCAGTAAAAACTTTTTTCTAA
- the cyoE gene encoding heme o synthase, which yields MFRLWNQLTKPRVTVLVLATVLPGMYLGTTGYPSFSAILITLFGTYLMSSASFILNQYIERERDAIMYRTKQRPIPAGEISPTNALLLGIFVAIVAFVILTYFVNLLTAVCALSALLLYVFLYTIWLKPRTEQNIVIGGISGCIGPLIGYAAMANALPIQAWIMFLMIFLWTPAHFWALAIFLKDDYEFAGIPMMPVVSGIQKTVNQIFIYAIAYSVSVIGFYFVDDRMGYLFLLSAIVLTILILTFAFRLKQSMDKGLAKRFFFFSILHLFLVSIVIVIDSKI from the coding sequence ATGTTCCGTTTGTGGAACCAACTGACAAAACCGAGAGTAACAGTCCTTGTACTGGCCACAGTACTACCGGGAATGTATCTCGGAACAACGGGGTACCCTAGTTTTAGCGCCATTCTGATTACTTTATTTGGAACCTACTTAATGAGTTCTGCTTCCTTTATCCTCAATCAATACATTGAGAGAGAAAGAGATGCGATCATGTATAGAACGAAACAAAGACCAATCCCTGCAGGTGAAATTTCTCCCACAAATGCATTATTACTTGGGATTTTTGTTGCGATCGTCGCCTTTGTGATCTTAACTTATTTCGTTAACCTTCTAACGGCCGTTTGTGCCCTTTCAGCGTTATTATTGTATGTGTTTTTATATACAATTTGGTTAAAACCAAGAACAGAACAAAATATTGTAATTGGTGGGATCTCAGGTTGTATTGGACCACTCATCGGATATGCAGCGATGGCAAATGCACTGCCCATCCAAGCGTGGATCATGTTCCTTATGATTTTCCTGTGGACCCCTGCTCATTTTTGGGCCCTTGCCATTTTTCTAAAAGATGATTATGAATTTGCGGGCATTCCTATGATGCCTGTCGTTTCTGGTATTCAAAAGACAGTGAATCAAATTTTTATCTATGCGATCGCCTACTCAGTTTCGGTCATTGGGTTTTATTTTGTCGATGATCGAATGGGGTATTTGTTTTTATTGTCTGCCATCGTACTCACTATTCTCATCCTTACATTTGCCTTCCGATTGAAACAATCCATGGACAAAGGCCTTGCAAAACGTTTTTTCTTTTTTAGTATTTTACACTTATTTCTGGTGAGCATTGTCATCGTAATCGATTCTAAAATTTAG